One Leuconostoc mesenteroides subsp. mesenteroides ATCC 8293 genomic window, CCGAACGATTGGGATGGACAATCCAACATACTATCGTAATAAGACTATTGTGCCAGTGAAATGGCAGAATGATCATTTGACTAGCGGGTTTTACAAGAGGGGGACTCATGATTTAGTACCCATGGATGATTATTTTGTTAACGATGCAGAAATTGATCAGGCAATTATTGTGGTTCGAAATATTTTGGAGAAGTATGATATCACAGCATTTGATCCTGATTTGGAACGTGGTGCGATTCGTTATATAATGATACGTCGTGGCTATTATTCTCATGAATTAATGGTCGTATTGGTTTCAAACGAAGAAGTCATTTCGCACGAAACAGAAATTATTGCTGATATCCGAAACCAGCTGACAGAATTAAAAAGCTTGATTTTGAACTATAGTCCCAAAAAAGACTACGTTTTGTTAAGTCCAAATAATCGAATACTATGGGGCGAGAAAGCAATTTATGATACTTTGCTTGGGTATGAGTTCATTATTGGTCCTAATTCGTTTTATCAAGTTAATCCGCAAACCACCGAAGTTCTATATGATTTAGCTGCCCAAAAAGCGGATTTGAAGCCGACAGACACTGTTATTGATGCTTACTCAGGTATTGGGACTATTGGAATTAGCGTTGCTAGTCGGGTTAAAAAAGTACTTGGTGTTGAAGTTGTTCCTGGTGCAGTTGCTGATGCACAATTGAATTTACAGGTCAATAATATTTCTAATGCCGAATATATTTTGGCTGATGCACCTGTGCAATTTAAAAAGTGGCAAGAACAAGGTTTGAAGCCAGATGTTGTTTTCGTTGATCCACCGAGACGTGGCTTAACGACTTCTCTCATTAACGGCACAACTGATATGTCACCAGAAAAAATAGTATATATTAGCTGCAATCCAGTAACTTTGAGTCGTGACGCCGTTGAGATTATTGAAAATGGGTATCATATTGATGGTTCGGTCTTACCAGTGGATCAATTTCCACAGACTTCTCACGTCGAAAGTATTACAGTGTTCCGAAAGGATTAAAATGAATTACTCAGTAAAAAAGATAGGTCAGATATTAAATGCGACAACACAAATAGATTCCAAAATAGTTACTGGTGTGTCTTTTGATTCTCGTAAAGTTAAATCTGGAGATTTATTTGTTGCTCTGGTTGCTGAAAACGATGGGCATGATTATGTGCAACAGGCGTTGACAAAAGGGGCCACAGCCGTTTTAGTGGACGACAGGCATCAAATAGATTCAAAAATTCCAGCTATTATTGTATCAGACACATTGTTAGCTCTTCAGCAATTGGGAGAATATCGTCGTCACCAAATTAATCCTAAAGTTGTTGCTATTACTGGTTCAAATGGTAAAACAACAACAAAAGATATGGCTTCGGCAATAATGGGTTCTCAATACAAAACCTTTAAAACACCTGAAAACTTTAACAATGAAATTGGTGTTCCTTTGACGTTGCTCACCATGCCAGATGATACAGAAGTGTTAGTGGTAGAATTAGGTATGGATCGACCTGGTCAATTGACGACATTATCTGAGTTAGTGAGTCCAGACATTGCCATCATTACTATGATTGGAGAGGCGCATATTGAGTTTTTCAAAACACGTGAAAATATCGCTAAGGCAAAACTCGAAATTACTAAAGGTCTCAAATCACAAGGAACATTATTGGTTCCTTACGATGAACCTCTTCTGACAAATGCACAAGTTAAACAAAATGTGCAAACCTTTGGACAAGATATTAAAGATATTAATTCGTCATCCTCCAAGACAATTTTTACTTATCAAAATACTCGATTTGCTATTCCACTGTTGGGTCGGTATAATATAATGAATGCGCTCGCAGCGATTTCAGCGGGTATCTTATTACATATTGAATTAAAAAACGCTGCAGAAGCGCTTCAGCATTTTGATTTGACAAAAAATCGCACAGAACAGCTCACCACATCTCACGGCGTGAACTTAATTAGCGATGTTTATAACTCAAATCCAACGGCTGTTGCTGCTGTCTTAGCAACATTAAAAATTATACCGGCCACACACAAGTATGTTGTGTTGGGTGATATGTTAGAATTAGGCGAACAGGCTGCAAGCTTGCACGCTTGTCTGGCAGAAACGGTGATAAATGCGAATGTTGATGGCGTTTACTTGGTTGGACCATTGATGAATAAATATCTATATCCAATCTTGCAACGACGCTTTGATTCAGCGCACTTGCACCAATATGAAACAGATCAGTTAGCCGAATTAATCAAAGATTTACAGACGTTAGGTGAAAACGGGGACGTGATTTTGTTAAAAGCAAGTCATGGGATTCATCTTGAGAACGTTGTTAACGCATTGGTAAAATAGTTTTATGTGTTGAGGGGCACAAAATGAAACGCAGTCAGAAGCAACAATTTAAGATCAGAAAATGGTCTGTGTTCTTAATATTAGTTTGTACCATGGGATTAGTGTTATGGCCGAATCAGTTGAATAACGGTCAATATACGATTAATCCAATCGTTGATGATAAGTATAGTGCTAACAGTATGTCAGCACTAAAAAGCAATATCTCACCACAAAATAAATTTGCTGAGACATTGGATAAAAAACTTCAGTCGGAAAACTATATAGGTACAGCGCTGATTGTGCACCATAATGAAATTATTTTGCAAAAGGGCTATGGTGAGGCAGATGAAAAAATGCATCGTGATAACGATGCCTCAACACTTTTTCAGCTTGCCTCAATTGAAAAATCCATGACTGCTGTATTAATAATGCAGCAAATAGAATCTGGTAAACTGTCATTTGATACCAAGCTGAGTGATTATTATCCGAATGTGGTGAATGCTAATCGTATTACGATTAGCGATTTAATCACCATGACTAGTGGTTTAAGTCAACGTATTCAACCGACGACATTTGAGTCCGAAGAAGATAACATTGATTTTTCTGCTGTTCATGCTGTTAAAATTGGTGAACCTGGTACTGGAATCGGTTGGTCTTACCAGCCGGTCAATTATCGTTTGTTAGCAGGTATTTTGATGAAGCTCACTAATAAAACGTTTGCCGTATTGTTGAACCAAGTATTCAATAATACTTATCATTTAAATGTGAGAAATTACCAAGATTTCATCAATTCCAAACATCGTTCTATTGGGTATGATAATAGTTACG contains:
- the rlmD gene encoding 23S rRNA (uracil(1939)-C(5))-methyltransferase RlmD, which gives rise to MYEVKIIARTVLPVKLNQELIVVVDDIRIDGMGIVYVTAKYPLYVADALPGEKVHLLVTQVDKFSGYAKVLDWLESSDKRQNSDRQYLIDAGTAPLVNLKYEAQLELKQAQVKRLFEEQHIDVSVDRTIGMDNPTYYRNKTIVPVKWQNDHLTSGFYKRGTHDLVPMDDYFVNDAEIDQAIIVVRNILEKYDITAFDPDLERGAIRYIMIRRGYYSHELMVVLVSNEEVISHETEIIADIRNQLTELKSLILNYSPKKDYVLLSPNNRILWGEKAIYDTLLGYEFIIGPNSFYQVNPQTTEVLYDLAAQKADLKPTDTVIDAYSGIGTIGISVASRVKKVLGVEVVPGAVADAQLNLQVNNISNAEYILADAPVQFKKWQEQGLKPDVVFVDPPRRGLTTSLINGTTDMSPEKIVYISCNPVTLSRDAVEIIENGYHIDGSVLPVDQFPQTSHVESITVFRKD
- a CDS encoding UDP-N-acetylmuramoyl-tripeptide--D-alanyl-D-alanine ligase — encoded protein: MNYSVKKIGQILNATTQIDSKIVTGVSFDSRKVKSGDLFVALVAENDGHDYVQQALTKGATAVLVDDRHQIDSKIPAIIVSDTLLALQQLGEYRRHQINPKVVAITGSNGKTTTKDMASAIMGSQYKTFKTPENFNNEIGVPLTLLTMPDDTEVLVVELGMDRPGQLTTLSELVSPDIAIITMIGEAHIEFFKTRENIAKAKLEITKGLKSQGTLLVPYDEPLLTNAQVKQNVQTFGQDIKDINSSSSKTIFTYQNTRFAIPLLGRYNIMNALAAISAGILLHIELKNAAEALQHFDLTKNRTEQLTTSHGVNLISDVYNSNPTAVAAVLATLKIIPATHKYVVLGDMLELGEQAASLHACLAETVINANVDGVYLVGPLMNKYLYPILQRRFDSAHLHQYETDQLAELIKDLQTLGENGDVILLKASHGIHLENVVNALVK
- a CDS encoding serine hydrolase domain-containing protein is translated as MKRSQKQQFKIRKWSVFLILVCTMGLVLWPNQLNNGQYTINPIVDDKYSANSMSALKSNISPQNKFAETLDKKLQSENYIGTALIVHHNEIILQKGYGEADEKMHRDNDASTLFQLASIEKSMTAVLIMQQIESGKLSFDTKLSDYYPNVVNANRITISDLITMTSGLSQRIQPTTFESEEDNIDFSAVHAVKIGEPGTGIGWSYQPVNYRLLAGILMKLTNKTFAVLLNQVFNNTYHLNVRNYQDFINSKHRSIGYDNSYDKAYSENQVAYNRETGTGNVAMTTGELYHFYRLMIDKVIIKHPSQLWQTRTGETYAAGMYHEGKYLNAHGILPGFEPTVVIRNNGQDAVILLSNQYYKNHSFQPLARELFTKMTAIPTK